The nucleotide sequence GGCAGCGCAGCTGCAGGCTTATCAGGAGGCCATCCAGGCAGGTATTCAACCGCACCAGCGGATTGAAACTGCCAAAGACGGCAATCGTCAGATCGGCGGCGCCCTGGGCCGCGCCGAGCGCTATCTGAACCTCGCCAGCCTGGCGGCGGTACTGCTCGCCGGGGTTGCCGTGGCGCTGTCTGCCGCGCGATTTGCCGCTCGCCGCTTTGATGCCAGTGCGCTGCTACGCTGCCTTGGCTTGGCCCGCCGTGAGGCACTGCTGCTGTATTCCCTGCAATTGGCTTATCTCGGCACGGTAGCCAGCGTGATTGGCGCCCTGCTGGGCTGGGGCGCGCAGCACGGGTTGTTCTATCTGTTACGCGATCTGCTGGTCAGCGAAATTCCGCCGGCAACACTCTGGCCGGCGCTGGCCGGTATCGCTACGGGGCTGATAGCGCTGGCCGGCTTTGCGTTGCCGCCCCTGGCTGCACTGGGCCGCGTTCCGCCGTTGCGCGTGCTGCGCCGTGACATGTTGCCGGTGCCACCCAGCAGCTGGCTGGTCTACGGTGCCGCGATCATCGCTTTAGGCGTGATCATGTGGCGCTTGAGCCTGGATCTGAAAATCACCCTGGCGCTGCTCGGTGGCGGGCTGGTGGCCACCCTGGTGCTTGGCGGCCTGCTATTGCTGGCTCTGCAGGGCTTGCGCCGGCTACTGTCCGGCGCTTCCCTTCCCTGGCGTATCGGGCTGGGCCAACTGCTGCGCCACCCTCTGGCTGCCGCCGGCCAGTCTTTGGCCTTCGGCCTGATTCTGCTGGCCATGGCGCTGATCGCACTACTGCGCGGCGAATTGCTCGACACCTGGCAGGAGCAACTGCCTGCAGATGCGCCCAATCATTTCGTGCTGAACGTGCTGCCGGAAGACAACGCCGCATTCAGCGAACGCATCCTGGCCCTTTCCGATCATGCGGCCCCACTCTATCCGGTGGTGCCCGGGCGTCTGGTGGCCATCAATGGCGAGCCGGTACGGCAGGTCGTCAGCAAGGAAAGCCAGGGCGAACGAGCGATCCGCCGGGATCTCAGCCTGACCTGGGCGCAGGAACTGCCTGCAGACAATCGTTTGACGGCCGGGCAATGGTGGAGCGACGAGCCAGGCGAGCTGCCCGGCGTCTCGGTGGAAGCCGAGCTGGCAGAAAGCCTGAAGGTTGGGCTCGGCGACCGGCTGAGTTTCACCGTGGGCGGCATCACCCGCGATGTCAGCGTTACCAGCTTGCGCGAAGTTAACTGGGATAGCTTCCAGCCCAACTTCTACATGATCTTCGAGCCAGACACCCTGCAGGATGTACCAGCCACCTATATGACCAGCTTCCACCTGCCAGTCGGCAAGGATCGAGAACTGGTACAGCTCGCCCGCGACTTTCCCTCGGCGACTATCCTGCAGGTCGAGGCCTTGCTCGGCCAGCTGCGCAGCATTCTTGCGCAGGTCTCGCTGGCGGTGGAGTACGTGCTGATGTTCGTGCTGGCAGCGGGCCTTGCAGTACTGTTCGCCGGCCTGCAAGCCACTCTCGACGAGCGCATTCGGCAGGGTGCCCTGCTGCGGGCTCTGGGCGCCGAGCGCAAGCTGCTGCTCCAGGCACGACGCGCCGAATTTGGCGTGCTGGGTGCAGCCAGCGGCCTGCTGGCCGCGCTGGGCTGCGAACTGGTCAGCGCCCTGCTTTATCACTTCGTCTTCGACCTGCGCTGGCAGCCGCATCCGTGGTTGCTGGTTTTGCCAGTCATCGGTGCCCTTCTGGTCGGAGGGGCCGGCGTGATCGGTACTCGCCGTGCACTGAATGCCAGCCCGTTAAGTGTGCTACGTGAAAATTGATCCCGAAGAGCCGCTGGCTGAAACAGGCCGCCGGCTTACAATGTGCGGCCCTACTGGCCGATCCGGATAGTTTATGAGCCGTTACCGTCCACCGCGCCCTGCCGGCACCCCGCTGATCACTCCCGAAGGCGAGGCGCGACTGCGTGCCGAGCTGCACGAACTCTGGCACGTCAAACGTCCCCAGGTAACCCAGTCAGTCAGTGAAGCTGCCGCGCAAGGCGACCGCTCGGAAAATGCCGAATACACCTACGGCAAGAAGATGCTGCGCGAGATCGACAGCCGCGTGCGCTTCCTCACCAAGCGGCTGGAGAAGCTCAAGGTCGTCAGCGAGCGGCCAAGCGATCCGGGCAAGGTGTACTTCGGCGCCTGGGTAACGCTCGAAGACGAAGACGGCGAGCAGGCCCGCTACCGCATCGTCGGGCCGGATGAGCTGGATCTCAAGCAGGGTCTGATCAGCATCGACTCGCCACTGGCCAGGGCCCTTGTCGGCAAGCCGCTGGATGCCGAAGTTCGTGTCCAGACGCCGACCGGTGACAAGCTCTGGTATATCGTTGCGATCGACTATCAGCCCTGAAAGCGGCCGGCTCCGACGGGACTCGGCCACGGAGCACGGATAAACCGACCTACCGGGTCGCGCGCTGCGGCCCGGCCTCTAGCAGATTGCGTTCACGGTTGTACGCCAGGTAGTACTTGTTCACCGCATTGACGTGGCTTACCACCCCCATGCCCATCGTTTCCATGGCGATGCGCTCTACCTGGAAAAACCACTGATCAGGGTTATAGCCGCGGCGCCGGGCCTCGGCACGCAGGCTCTGCACCCGCTGCGGCCCCATGTTGTAAGCGGCAAGGATGAACGCCATGCGCTCATGCTCGTTGAGCCTGGGGCTGGCGAAGAACTCACGGCGGATGCTGGCCAGATACTTGGCGCTGGCCAATACATTGTTATCCAGCTTGCCGATATCCGTGACACCCATGCTGCGGGCCGCGGCAGGCGTCATCTGCATCAGCCCGGTGGCGCCTGAAGCACCACGCGCCGCTGGGTTGAGGGTCGATTCCTTGAAGGCCAGTGCCGCCAGGTTCAGCCAGTCGATATCCTGCTGCTGGGCGTGGCGCTGCAAGGTCGGGCGGACTTTTTCCAGGCGCTGGCGGCCCACCGAATCCAGAGGATTTTGCACGCGGTACAGCCGGCGATAGACCCGAACAAAAGCCGCATCCTGATTCTCCGGCGCACGATAGCCAGACAGAAAGCGATCCGCGCTGGCACGCAGCATTTTCGCCTCCTTACGCACGAACCAGTGCATATCCGCCGGCTCACCCAGGGCCAGTTTCGATTCGATGCGA is from Pseudomonas saudiphocaensis and encodes:
- a CDS encoding ABC transporter permease; translation: MTRMPFSRLAALALRQLIRDARAGELRVLFFALLIAVAASTAIGFFGARLNDAMLLRATEFLGADLVLRGSAPAAAEQIEAGKRLQLNHAQLVEFSSVIATDDNLQLASVKAADSLYPLRGELRSAPAPYQPEQVSSGPQPGEAWAEARLFAALDLQIGDLIEVGNKPLKLTRVLTYEPDRVGDFYSLTPRVLMHLDDLQATGVVQPGSRVSYRELWRGPAAQLQAYQEAIQAGIQPHQRIETAKDGNRQIGGALGRAERYLNLASLAAVLLAGVAVALSAARFAARRFDASALLRCLGLARREALLLYSLQLAYLGTVASVIGALLGWGAQHGLFYLLRDLLVSEIPPATLWPALAGIATGLIALAGFALPPLAALGRVPPLRVLRRDMLPVPPSSWLVYGAAIIALGVIMWRLSLDLKITLALLGGGLVATLVLGGLLLLALQGLRRLLSGASLPWRIGLGQLLRHPLAAAGQSLAFGLILLAMALIALLRGELLDTWQEQLPADAPNHFVLNVLPEDNAAFSERILALSDHAAPLYPVVPGRLVAINGEPVRQVVSKESQGERAIRRDLSLTWAQELPADNRLTAGQWWSDEPGELPGVSVEAELAESLKVGLGDRLSFTVGGITRDVSVTSLREVNWDSFQPNFYMIFEPDTLQDVPATYMTSFHLPVGKDRELVQLARDFPSATILQVEALLGQLRSILAQVSLAVEYVLMFVLAAGLAVLFAGLQATLDERIRQGALLRALGAERKLLLQARRAEFGVLGAASGLLAALGCELVSALLYHFVFDLRWQPHPWLLVLPVIGALLVGGAGVIGTRRALNASPLSVLREN
- the greB gene encoding transcription elongation factor GreB; this translates as MSRYRPPRPAGTPLITPEGEARLRAELHELWHVKRPQVTQSVSEAAAQGDRSENAEYTYGKKMLREIDSRVRFLTKRLEKLKVVSERPSDPGKVYFGAWVTLEDEDGEQARYRIVGPDELDLKQGLISIDSPLARALVGKPLDAEVRVQTPTGDKLWYIVAIDYQP
- a CDS encoding transglycosylase SLT domain-containing protein; the protein is MIRLLPLLLFLLMVAPWPAVARMAGPQAWQTTDTVRDLAEIRRSGVLRVLVNQSRNSSGEVKGEAIGVEYVRLRAFEQFLNRDAQARTITLKIIPKAKDQLLAALQRGEGDLVAPGELLDRGGLRQLSRTRAVVPQVPLVLVTRQGSRRYTQLQQFSGRSLALPAGSVAGKTLAKVNSELMQARRAPIVVEWVDPTLAVEDVLEMVQAGIYPATLVEQSIAERWAKVLPKLRIESKLALGEPADMHWFVRKEAKMLRASADRFLSGYRAPENQDAAFVRVYRRLYRVQNPLDSVGRQRLEKVRPTLQRHAQQQDIDWLNLAALAFKESTLNPAARGASGATGLMQMTPAAARSMGVTDIGKLDNNVLASAKYLASIRREFFASPRLNEHERMAFILAAYNMGPQRVQSLRAEARRRGYNPDQWFFQVERIAMETMGMGVVSHVNAVNKYYLAYNRERNLLEAGPQRATR